The following coding sequences lie in one Spinacia oleracea cultivar Varoflay chromosome 1, BTI_SOV_V1, whole genome shotgun sequence genomic window:
- the LOC110793549 gene encoding uncharacterized protein, with protein MATEQKAEGTEQTNGDNPDVGFVEKVEAKYHELRQHAETYPYVWASYTVVYGGLGLWFAYRWRKLRKTEDRVRVLQERLRQLAQAEESTSSSSSVPPKLDKPPK; from the coding sequence ATGGCTACTGAACAAAAGGCAGAAGGCACTGAACAAACCAATGGTGACAATCCGGATGTTGGGTTTGTAGAAAAAGTTGAAGCAAAGTATCACGAGCTGAGACAGCATGCTGAAACCTACCCTTATGTGTGGGCATCATATACGGTTGTTTATGGTGGATTAGGGCTTTGGTTCGCATACAGATGGAGGAAGCTCCGAAAGACTGAGGACAGAGTCCGAGTTCTTCAAGAGCGTTTGCGTCAACTAGCTCAAGCCGAGGAGTCTACTAGTAGCAGTTCTTCTGTACCCCCTAAATTGGATAAACCACCCAAGTAA